The Salinirubellus salinus genome segment GCGGCCCGCTCGGTGACTCGCTCGAGGCGGGCGACCGCGTGGCCATCAACGACTCCTTCGCCGTCCAGACGGTCCTCGACTCCGAGAAGGACGCCCGCGCGCAGGCGATGGAGGTCGTCGAGTCCCCGTCGGTCGACTACGCCGACATCGGTGGCCTCGAGGAGCAGACCCGCGAGGTCCGCGAGGCCGTGGAGGCCCCCCTGCTCGACCCCGAGCAGTTCGAGACGGTCGGCATCTCCCCGCCGACGGGTGTCCTCCTCCACGGCCCGCCGGGCACCGGCAAGACGATGCTGGCCAAGGCCGTCGCCAACCAGACCGACGCCACCTTCATCAAGATGGCCGGCTCCGAACTCGTCCAGAAGTTCATCGGCGAGGGCGCCCGCCTCGTCCGCGACCTGTTCGAACTCGCCGCCGAGCGCGAACCGGCCATCATCTTCATCGACGAGATCGACGCCATCGCCTCGAAACGCACCGAGTCCAAGACCAGCGGCGACGCCGAGGTCCAGCGGACGATGATGCAACTCCTCAGCGAGATGGACGGCTTCGACCAGCGCGGCGACATCAGTATCATCGCCGCGACCAACCGTTTCGACATGCTCGACCGCGCCATCCTCCGGCCGGGCCGGTTCGACCGCCTCATCGAGGTGCCCGAACCCAACGCCGAGGGTCGCCACGAGATCCTCAAGATCCACACCGGCCGGATGAACCTCGCGGACAGCGTGGACCTGGAGGCGCTCGCCGAGGACACCGAGGGGTTCACCGGCGCCGAGCTGGAGTCGCTGGCGACCGAGGCCGGGATGTTCGCCATCCGCGACGAGCGGACCGAGATCCGACGCGAGGACTTCGACGAGGCGATGGCGAAGATATCGAGCGAGGAGTCGGCAGGCACTCCTATTGCCTTCTACTGAACGTTTTTCGGCTCGGGTCGGCTTCGCCGACCGCTCGCGCAAAAACGTTCACGAAAAAGGCGCTGCTCGCTTCGCTCGGAGCGGGTGAGTGTGCTGGACCGCGACCGCACGGCACCGCAGTCCATTCAAGGGCGGTGTGTTCACCGATTTGATACGGGTCGGTTGCTGAATAGAGAGGGTGTATGCAGCACTCGTGGCTCCTCTAGCTTGCCCACCGACACGTGGTCAGTACCAGAGGTCGTCGGCGTGGAGTCGTCCGGAGCGCAACCCGTCAGGGCCGCCCCCGAACCGCGCCTGAAACAAGACGTTCGAGACCGACGGCTCATCAGCCCACGCCCGCGTGCAGTGGAGGCTGTGTTCGAACTCCTCGACGACCGTCTCCTCGGGCACCTCGAAGACGCTTGAAACGGCATCGACCAGTTCAGTGAACACACCCTCACGACCGAGGGCATCGACCAACGCTGTCGCTTCTTCGGGGGCATCGACGGCGGTGACCGGGACGAGCTCGCTGGGCACGGCCTTCTTGCTGACTGAGATTTTGACCTCGATCTCGAATCCTTCGGCCTCGGTCTGCGAGACGTTGAGGAAGATGACCCGTTCGTCCTCACAACTCGGCTCCACCTCGTACCGCTCATCGCTTCGGACGGCAGCGATGGCGGCAGCAACCTCGGAACGCTGGCCGGACATATATTCGTATAACTACGCGTGTAACCGCCCCGATATTAATGTTTGACTCGGAACTTCCTCCCCGCCCGATTCGTGCCCTCTATTCAGCAGTGCCCTCACGAGCTATTCGGCTTCTGTTAGCAACGTCGTGCGAGATACCAAGGGTGAGTTGGTCAGCGGAATTTCGGTGGTCGTCTGCCAACACAATGATTATGTTACACTACTCAGAGTATAATCATGGAAGACAGTGTCAAGGCCGTAGAGGTAGAGTGCGTCTGTGGCAAACAGACGGTACTGCGCACGCTCGACCCCGCTCAGTCGACCGTGAGGTGTGATTGCGGAGGTGTCTACGCGCTCACGGTGACTGAGTTGCGTCCTTCGACAGAGAGTAACTCTCGGTCGGAATTGGCGTGATGGACCCCTGTTTCGCTTCTTGTACTCCCCCGACAAGCGTCCTGCATCCAACACGGCCTTGACGAACGACCGGGCATCTGTCAGTATCGACGTGACCGATACAGAGGGTGTATTGAGCACGCGTCCATTGTCGTTTCACGGGCTCCCTGTAAAATCCGCCTCCCGCCCGATTGGTCGAGCCAGGTGTGGGCCAGGACGGAGTCTGCGCACTCGCGGCAGGGCCAGCGGCCACACCCGAACAGTGCGTCACCAATGCAGAACCACACTCCACCGACCAAAATACGCTCCTGATGGAGCCGAGTGTCTTAGTCGAGGAACTGTTCTAGCGCTTCCCGGTACGCATCGGGACGGTCCTGCATCACCCAGTGGTAGGCACTGTCGAGATACTCCGTCTCCACGTTCGGGAGGTCGCCGGCCAGTCTGTTGGCCCACTCAGTGGAGATGAGGACATCATCACCACCCCATAGCAACAGCGTCGGGACGTCGATGTGGGGAATCGAGTGGGCGACTTCAAGTGTGTGGTTGGTGTTTGTCGAGATGGCGTTTCGCGCGAGCGCTTGTGGTTCACGGTCACGGTCGAGGAAGGGCGCTTTCATCCCCGCGACGAACTCTGCGTTATCTTCACCGACCG includes the following:
- the pan2 gene encoding proteasome-activating nucleotidase Pan2, translated to MSRSPSLPDRPTLDLDSDMSPDERLAALRDHYSAILDVHDELSDQLDAARERRRGLREEVDQLQRENDALKTSSLYLATVEEVGDGEVVLKQHGNNQEVLTDVGGPLGDSLEAGDRVAINDSFAVQTVLDSEKDARAQAMEVVESPSVDYADIGGLEEQTREVREAVEAPLLDPEQFETVGISPPTGVLLHGPPGTGKTMLAKAVANQTDATFIKMAGSELVQKFIGEGARLVRDLFELAAEREPAIIFIDEIDAIASKRTESKTSGDAEVQRTMMQLLSEMDGFDQRGDISIIAATNRFDMLDRAILRPGRFDRLIEVPEPNAEGRHEILKIHTGRMNLADSVDLEALAEDTEGFTGAELESLATEAGMFAIRDERTEIRREDFDEAMAKISSEESAGTPIAFY